From one Brachypodium distachyon strain Bd21 chromosome 4, Brachypodium_distachyon_v3.0, whole genome shotgun sequence genomic stretch:
- the LOC106866678 gene encoding golgin subfamily A member 6-like protein 22, translating into MQEAKKQKPSSEVGKFSKATGNTLAGEHSCVDLIEKPALVTATIGEGFAGGLTQQEQDKILATQAAEQDQQKLTELPEDVDELGEELEGSQERVQLSEEELIDSQDSFETKVDNILGNKGKISDVKEKAKENQKELEKMDKKLMPTRKCERLKGQEDADRTKLAMQRAEQKNSIPGATNGESDEK; encoded by the coding sequence ATGCAAGAAGCTAAGAAGCAGAAGCCATCTTCTGAGGTGGGCAAATTCTCAAAGGCTACAGGGAACACACTAGCAGGAGAGCATTCCTGTGTTGATCTAATAGAGAAGCCAGCTCTTGTTACTGCCACTATTGGAGAGGGATTTGCAGGGGGGCTAACACAACAGGAACAAGATAAGATTCTTGCTACTCAAGCTGCAGAGCAAGATCAGCAGAAATTAACAGAGCTACCGGAGGATGTTGATGAACTGGGTGAAGAATTAGAGGGTAGTCAAGAGAGAGTTCAACTTTCTGAGGAGGAGCTGATTGACTCACAAGACTCTTTTGAAACAAAGGTGGATAATATTCTTGGAAACAAGGGAAAAATTTCTGATGTCAAAGAAAAGGCTAAGGAGAACCAGAAAGAACTGGAGAAGATGGACAAGAAGCTGATGCCAACAAGGAAGTGTGAGAGGCTTAAGGGACAGGAAGATGCTGACAGGACAAAACTTGCTATGCAGAGAGCTGAACAGAAGAATTCTATTCCTGGAGCAACTAATG
- the LOC100821343 gene encoding splicing factor U2af large subunit A isoform X1, producing the protein MADYEERYEGNGDPADPAGAIAGGSPPPPPTKPTGFSDHPDDDGRSQQEVQPHEGRSSKSRERDRGRDKDKDRERDRDHGRDRERGRDKDRDRGDRERDRHHREHRERSEKREHRERSEKREHRGRSDDHDRHQSRDRDVERRDRDRDGHRRHRSRSRSKGRDRRSRSRSRSKSKRVSGFDQGPSQGVPLVTPGATPGQLPAVAPLIPGMLPNMFNFTAPTQFNPLAMQPQAMTQQATRHARRVYVGGLPPTANEQTVAIYFNQVMAAIGGNTAGPGDAVLNVYINHDKKFAFVEMRSVEEASNAMALDGIMFEGAPVKVRRPTDYNPSLAAALGPSQPNPNLNLGAVGLTPGSAGGLEGPDRIFVGGLPYYFTEAQVRELLESFGPLRGFDLVKDRETGNSKGYAFCVYQDLNVTDIACAALNGIKMGDKTLTVRRANQGASQPRPEQETILMQAHQQVQMQRLVLQVGGALPTKVVCLTQVVSADELRDDEEYEDILEDMREEGRKYGNLVKAVIPRPDPSGAPVPGVGKVFLEYLDVDGSTKAKTGMHGRKFGGNQVVAVFYPENKFAEGDYDA; encoded by the exons aTGGCCGATTACGAGGAGCGCTACGAGGGAAACGGCGACCCCGCTgaccccgccggcgccatcgccGGGGGTTCACCCCCACCCCCGCCGACCAAGCCCACCGGGTTCTCCGACCaccccgacgacgacggccgtTCCCAG CAGGAGGTACAGCCACACGAGGGAAGGTCCTCTAAATCTAGAGAGAGGGACAGAGGACGAGACAAGGACAAGGATAGGGAGCGTGACAGAGACCATGGTAGAGATAGAGAAAGGGGTCGGGACAAGGACAGGGATCGGGGTGACAGGGAACGTGACCGCCACCATAGGGAACACCGTGAAAGAAGTGAAAAAAGGGAGCACCGCGAGAGAAGTGAAAAAAGGGAGCACCGTGGTCGTTCTGATGATCATGATCGCCATCAGAGCCGCGACCGTGATGTTGAAAG AAGGGACCGTGATAGAGATGGCCATCGCAGGCATCGCTCGCGCTCCCGTTCAAAGGGTCGTGACCGCAGATCTCGTTCACGCTCTCGTTCAAAGAG CAAGCGCGTGAGCGGATTTGACCAGGGACCATCACAAGGCGTTCCGTTAGTTACTCCTGGTGCGACCCCAG GTCAGCTACCTGCAGTTGCCCCCCTCATTCCTGGGATGCTTCCGAACATGTTTAATTTCACCGCACCTACGCAG TTCAACCCTCTTGCTATGCAGCCACAGGCCATGACACAACAG GCTACTCGGCATGCTCGGCGTGTATATGTTGGTGGACTTCCTCCAACTGCTAATGAACAG ACCGTTGCTATATACTTCAATCAAGTTATGGCTGCTATTGGAGGAAACACAGCTGGTCCTGGTGATGCTGTTCTTAATGTATACATaaaccatgacaagaaatTTGCTTTTGTGGAGATGAGGTCTGTGGAGGAAGCAAGCAACGCAATGGCCTTGGATGGTATAATGTTTGAGGGAGCACCAGTGAAAGTTAGAAGGCCAACTGACTACAATCCTTCCTTGGCAGCTGCACTGGGCCCAAGCCAGCCAAACCCTAATCTCAACCTTGGTGCTGTTGGCTTAACACCTGGTTCAGCTGGAGGTTTAGAAGGGCCTGACCGCATTTTTGTGGGTGGCCTCCCCTATTACTTCACTGAGGCTCAAGTGCGTGAGTTGCTTGAATCCTTTGGACCACTGCGAGGATTTGATCTTGTCAAGGATAGGGAGACTGGCAACTCGAAGGGATATGCATTCTGTGTGTACCAGGATCTTAATGTCACTGACATTGCCTGTGCTGCCCTCAATGGTATCAAGATGGGAGACAAGACCCTCACTGTTAGGCGAGCAAACCAAGGTGCTTCTCAACCAAGGCCAGAGCAAGAAACCATCCTGATGCAGGCACATCAACAGGTGCAGATGCAG AGACTCGTGCTCCAAGTTGGGGGAGCCCTACCAACAAAGGTGGTATGCCTTACCCAGGTGGTTTCAGCAGATGAACTGAGAGATGACGAGGAGTACGAAGACATTTTGGAAGATATGAGGGAAGAAGGGCGCAAATACG GTAACTTGGTGAAAGCTGTGATCCCACGACCTGACCCCAGTGGCGCTCCTGTTCCTGGAGTTGGGAAA GTGTTTTTGGAATATTTAGATGTTGATGGCTCGACCAAGGCGAAGACCGGGATGCATGGAAGGAAGTTCGGCGGGAACCAGGTGGTTGCTGTGTTCTACCCTGAGAACAAGTTTGCAGAGGGAGACTATGATGCTTAG
- the LOC100821343 gene encoding splicing factor U2af large subunit A isoform X2 yields MADYEERYEGNGDPADPAGAIAGGSPPPPPTKPTGFSDHPDDDGRSQEVQPHEGRSSKSRERDRGRDKDKDRERDRDHGRDRERGRDKDRDRGDRERDRHHREHRERSEKREHRERSEKREHRGRSDDHDRHQSRDRDVERRDRDRDGHRRHRSRSRSKGRDRRSRSRSRSKSKRVSGFDQGPSQGVPLVTPGATPGQLPAVAPLIPGMLPNMFNFTAPTQFNPLAMQPQAMTQQATRHARRVYVGGLPPTANEQTVAIYFNQVMAAIGGNTAGPGDAVLNVYINHDKKFAFVEMRSVEEASNAMALDGIMFEGAPVKVRRPTDYNPSLAAALGPSQPNPNLNLGAVGLTPGSAGGLEGPDRIFVGGLPYYFTEAQVRELLESFGPLRGFDLVKDRETGNSKGYAFCVYQDLNVTDIACAALNGIKMGDKTLTVRRANQGASQPRPEQETILMQAHQQVQMQRLVLQVGGALPTKVVCLTQVVSADELRDDEEYEDILEDMREEGRKYGNLVKAVIPRPDPSGAPVPGVGKVFLEYLDVDGSTKAKTGMHGRKFGGNQVVAVFYPENKFAEGDYDA; encoded by the exons aTGGCCGATTACGAGGAGCGCTACGAGGGAAACGGCGACCCCGCTgaccccgccggcgccatcgccGGGGGTTCACCCCCACCCCCGCCGACCAAGCCCACCGGGTTCTCCGACCaccccgacgacgacggccgtTCCCAG GAGGTACAGCCACACGAGGGAAGGTCCTCTAAATCTAGAGAGAGGGACAGAGGACGAGACAAGGACAAGGATAGGGAGCGTGACAGAGACCATGGTAGAGATAGAGAAAGGGGTCGGGACAAGGACAGGGATCGGGGTGACAGGGAACGTGACCGCCACCATAGGGAACACCGTGAAAGAAGTGAAAAAAGGGAGCACCGCGAGAGAAGTGAAAAAAGGGAGCACCGTGGTCGTTCTGATGATCATGATCGCCATCAGAGCCGCGACCGTGATGTTGAAAG AAGGGACCGTGATAGAGATGGCCATCGCAGGCATCGCTCGCGCTCCCGTTCAAAGGGTCGTGACCGCAGATCTCGTTCACGCTCTCGTTCAAAGAG CAAGCGCGTGAGCGGATTTGACCAGGGACCATCACAAGGCGTTCCGTTAGTTACTCCTGGTGCGACCCCAG GTCAGCTACCTGCAGTTGCCCCCCTCATTCCTGGGATGCTTCCGAACATGTTTAATTTCACCGCACCTACGCAG TTCAACCCTCTTGCTATGCAGCCACAGGCCATGACACAACAG GCTACTCGGCATGCTCGGCGTGTATATGTTGGTGGACTTCCTCCAACTGCTAATGAACAG ACCGTTGCTATATACTTCAATCAAGTTATGGCTGCTATTGGAGGAAACACAGCTGGTCCTGGTGATGCTGTTCTTAATGTATACATaaaccatgacaagaaatTTGCTTTTGTGGAGATGAGGTCTGTGGAGGAAGCAAGCAACGCAATGGCCTTGGATGGTATAATGTTTGAGGGAGCACCAGTGAAAGTTAGAAGGCCAACTGACTACAATCCTTCCTTGGCAGCTGCACTGGGCCCAAGCCAGCCAAACCCTAATCTCAACCTTGGTGCTGTTGGCTTAACACCTGGTTCAGCTGGAGGTTTAGAAGGGCCTGACCGCATTTTTGTGGGTGGCCTCCCCTATTACTTCACTGAGGCTCAAGTGCGTGAGTTGCTTGAATCCTTTGGACCACTGCGAGGATTTGATCTTGTCAAGGATAGGGAGACTGGCAACTCGAAGGGATATGCATTCTGTGTGTACCAGGATCTTAATGTCACTGACATTGCCTGTGCTGCCCTCAATGGTATCAAGATGGGAGACAAGACCCTCACTGTTAGGCGAGCAAACCAAGGTGCTTCTCAACCAAGGCCAGAGCAAGAAACCATCCTGATGCAGGCACATCAACAGGTGCAGATGCAG AGACTCGTGCTCCAAGTTGGGGGAGCCCTACCAACAAAGGTGGTATGCCTTACCCAGGTGGTTTCAGCAGATGAACTGAGAGATGACGAGGAGTACGAAGACATTTTGGAAGATATGAGGGAAGAAGGGCGCAAATACG GTAACTTGGTGAAAGCTGTGATCCCACGACCTGACCCCAGTGGCGCTCCTGTTCCTGGAGTTGGGAAA GTGTTTTTGGAATATTTAGATGTTGATGGCTCGACCAAGGCGAAGACCGGGATGCATGGAAGGAAGTTCGGCGGGAACCAGGTGGTTGCTGTGTTCTACCCTGAGAACAAGTTTGCAGAGGGAGACTATGATGCTTAG
- the LOC100821343 gene encoding splicing factor U2af large subunit A isoform X4 translates to MYKEETSGQLPAVAPLIPGMLPNMFNFTAPTQFNPLAMQPQAMTQQATRHARRVYVGGLPPTANEQTVAIYFNQVMAAIGGNTAGPGDAVLNVYINHDKKFAFVEMRSVEEASNAMALDGIMFEGAPVKVRRPTDYNPSLAAALGPSQPNPNLNLGAVGLTPGSAGGLEGPDRIFVGGLPYYFTEAQVRELLESFGPLRGFDLVKDRETGNSKGYAFCVYQDLNVTDIACAALNGIKMGDKTLTVRRANQGASQPRPEQETILMQAHQQVQMQRLVLQVGGALPTKVVCLTQVVSADELRDDEEYEDILEDMREEGRKYGNLVKAVIPRPDPSGAPVPGVGKVFLEYLDVDGSTKAKTGMHGRKFGGNQVVAVFYPENKFAEGDYDA, encoded by the exons ATGTACAAGGAGGAAACATCTG GTCAGCTACCTGCAGTTGCCCCCCTCATTCCTGGGATGCTTCCGAACATGTTTAATTTCACCGCACCTACGCAG TTCAACCCTCTTGCTATGCAGCCACAGGCCATGACACAACAG GCTACTCGGCATGCTCGGCGTGTATATGTTGGTGGACTTCCTCCAACTGCTAATGAACAG ACCGTTGCTATATACTTCAATCAAGTTATGGCTGCTATTGGAGGAAACACAGCTGGTCCTGGTGATGCTGTTCTTAATGTATACATaaaccatgacaagaaatTTGCTTTTGTGGAGATGAGGTCTGTGGAGGAAGCAAGCAACGCAATGGCCTTGGATGGTATAATGTTTGAGGGAGCACCAGTGAAAGTTAGAAGGCCAACTGACTACAATCCTTCCTTGGCAGCTGCACTGGGCCCAAGCCAGCCAAACCCTAATCTCAACCTTGGTGCTGTTGGCTTAACACCTGGTTCAGCTGGAGGTTTAGAAGGGCCTGACCGCATTTTTGTGGGTGGCCTCCCCTATTACTTCACTGAGGCTCAAGTGCGTGAGTTGCTTGAATCCTTTGGACCACTGCGAGGATTTGATCTTGTCAAGGATAGGGAGACTGGCAACTCGAAGGGATATGCATTCTGTGTGTACCAGGATCTTAATGTCACTGACATTGCCTGTGCTGCCCTCAATGGTATCAAGATGGGAGACAAGACCCTCACTGTTAGGCGAGCAAACCAAGGTGCTTCTCAACCAAGGCCAGAGCAAGAAACCATCCTGATGCAGGCACATCAACAGGTGCAGATGCAG AGACTCGTGCTCCAAGTTGGGGGAGCCCTACCAACAAAGGTGGTATGCCTTACCCAGGTGGTTTCAGCAGATGAACTGAGAGATGACGAGGAGTACGAAGACATTTTGGAAGATATGAGGGAAGAAGGGCGCAAATACG GTAACTTGGTGAAAGCTGTGATCCCACGACCTGACCCCAGTGGCGCTCCTGTTCCTGGAGTTGGGAAA GTGTTTTTGGAATATTTAGATGTTGATGGCTCGACCAAGGCGAAGACCGGGATGCATGGAAGGAAGTTCGGCGGGAACCAGGTGGTTGCTGTGTTCTACCCTGAGAACAAGTTTGCAGAGGGAGACTATGATGCTTAG
- the LOC100821343 gene encoding splicing factor U2af large subunit A isoform X3, whose amino-acid sequence MYKEETSGSTGVLHPISSAVSCLSSTRISQLPAVAPLIPGMLPNMFNFTAPTQFNPLAMQPQAMTQQATRHARRVYVGGLPPTANEQTVAIYFNQVMAAIGGNTAGPGDAVLNVYINHDKKFAFVEMRSVEEASNAMALDGIMFEGAPVKVRRPTDYNPSLAAALGPSQPNPNLNLGAVGLTPGSAGGLEGPDRIFVGGLPYYFTEAQVRELLESFGPLRGFDLVKDRETGNSKGYAFCVYQDLNVTDIACAALNGIKMGDKTLTVRRANQGASQPRPEQETILMQAHQQVQMQRLVLQVGGALPTKVVCLTQVVSADELRDDEEYEDILEDMREEGRKYGNLVKAVIPRPDPSGAPVPGVGKVFLEYLDVDGSTKAKTGMHGRKFGGNQVVAVFYPENKFAEGDYDA is encoded by the exons ATGTACAAGGAGGAAACATCTGGTTCGACTGGAGTACTTCACCCAATTTCCTCCGCAGTATCTTGTTTGTCTTCAACTAGAATAA GTCAGCTACCTGCAGTTGCCCCCCTCATTCCTGGGATGCTTCCGAACATGTTTAATTTCACCGCACCTACGCAG TTCAACCCTCTTGCTATGCAGCCACAGGCCATGACACAACAG GCTACTCGGCATGCTCGGCGTGTATATGTTGGTGGACTTCCTCCAACTGCTAATGAACAG ACCGTTGCTATATACTTCAATCAAGTTATGGCTGCTATTGGAGGAAACACAGCTGGTCCTGGTGATGCTGTTCTTAATGTATACATaaaccatgacaagaaatTTGCTTTTGTGGAGATGAGGTCTGTGGAGGAAGCAAGCAACGCAATGGCCTTGGATGGTATAATGTTTGAGGGAGCACCAGTGAAAGTTAGAAGGCCAACTGACTACAATCCTTCCTTGGCAGCTGCACTGGGCCCAAGCCAGCCAAACCCTAATCTCAACCTTGGTGCTGTTGGCTTAACACCTGGTTCAGCTGGAGGTTTAGAAGGGCCTGACCGCATTTTTGTGGGTGGCCTCCCCTATTACTTCACTGAGGCTCAAGTGCGTGAGTTGCTTGAATCCTTTGGACCACTGCGAGGATTTGATCTTGTCAAGGATAGGGAGACTGGCAACTCGAAGGGATATGCATTCTGTGTGTACCAGGATCTTAATGTCACTGACATTGCCTGTGCTGCCCTCAATGGTATCAAGATGGGAGACAAGACCCTCACTGTTAGGCGAGCAAACCAAGGTGCTTCTCAACCAAGGCCAGAGCAAGAAACCATCCTGATGCAGGCACATCAACAGGTGCAGATGCAG AGACTCGTGCTCCAAGTTGGGGGAGCCCTACCAACAAAGGTGGTATGCCTTACCCAGGTGGTTTCAGCAGATGAACTGAGAGATGACGAGGAGTACGAAGACATTTTGGAAGATATGAGGGAAGAAGGGCGCAAATACG GTAACTTGGTGAAAGCTGTGATCCCACGACCTGACCCCAGTGGCGCTCCTGTTCCTGGAGTTGGGAAA GTGTTTTTGGAATATTTAGATGTTGATGGCTCGACCAAGGCGAAGACCGGGATGCATGGAAGGAAGTTCGGCGGGAACCAGGTGGTTGCTGTGTTCTACCCTGAGAACAAGTTTGCAGAGGGAGACTATGATGCTTAG
- the LOC100844492 gene encoding WAT1-related protein At5g64700 has translation MAIQAIYTGLFVVSKAAFDATAVFIFYRLAAAGALLLPLALFFSCRSPSPPEKTRMTPRLLCKLFLCALLGNTFTLNVYNASLKHTSATVGSAAIDSMPVFTFLIAVAMGMEKVGKLRSRSAVGKLAGVALCVARVLVIALYAGPTALSPLTRHPVFVSNAHHPASSAGAVWIRGTFLLLLACATWSLWIVLQVPLLKEYPNKLMATAMQCMFAAVQSLVVAVVVERDLSKWKLGLDIGLLAILYSAFLGTGALMYLQAWCAEMKGPVFVAMWNPMALVFTIFCSSFFLGESVHLGR, from the exons atggcgatcCAGGCCATCTACACGGGCCTGTTCGTGGTCTCCAAGGCCGCCTTCGACGCCACCGCCGTCTTCATCTTCtaccgcctcgccgccgccggcgccctcctcctccccctcgccctcttcttctcttgtcgatctccatctccaccagAAAAAACAAGGATGACGCCGCGGCTGCTGTGCAAGCTCTTCCTGTGCGCGCTGCTGGGGAACACATTCACGCTCAACGTGTACAACGCGAGCCTGAAGCACACGTCGGCCACCGTGGGGTCGGCGGCCATAGACTCCATGCCCGTCTTCACGTTCCTCATCGCGGTGGCCATGGGGATGGAGAAGGTTGGGAAACTCAGGAGCCGGTCGGCGGTCGGGAAGCTCGCGGGCGTCGCGCTCTGCGTCGCAAGAGTCCTCGTCATCGCATTGTACGCCGGACCGACGGCCCTAAGCCCGCTCACCAGACATCCTGTCTTCGTCTCCAACGCTCATCATCCAGCGTCGTCTGCTGGCGCCGTTTGGATCAGAGGCaccttccttctcctcctcgcctgTGCAACCTGGTCTCTCTGGATTGTCCTGCAG gtacCGTTGCTTAAAGAATACCCCAACAAGCTGATGGCCACGGCGATGCAGTGCATGTTTGCTGCGGTGCAGTCCTTGGTCGTGGCGGTTGTGGTCGAGAGGGACTTGTCCAAATGGAAGCTTGGCCTCGACATTGGCCTCCTTGCCATCCTCTACTCG GCTTTCTTGGGTACAGGTGCGTTGATGTACCTGCAGGCATGGTGCGCGGAGATGAAAGGACCGGTGTTCGTTGCTATGTGGAACCCAATGGCCTTGGTATTCACCATCTTTTGCTCATCCTTCTTCCTAGGAGAATCTGTCCACCTCGGAAGGTAA